One genomic region from Prevotella sp. Rep29 encodes:
- a CDS encoding CDP-alcohol phosphatidyltransferase family protein: MARFKELLRASFKSDDTEEWLDVHFTRPIGLVFALFWNKLGVHPNAITILSIFLGVGAGVMFYHTDWWHNVAGVLLLMFANFCDSTDGQMARLTGKKTLIGRMLDGFSGDLWFFAIYLAICLRLMPQEMPLTDMKWGIWIWLLAAVAGFLCHSPQSSLADYYRQIHLWFLKGTAGSELDRSEQQRAIYESLRGKRGHFWERKFYYNYANYCKSQERRTPRFQRLYQQLTEKYSDIANVPEALKERFLAGSRPLMKYTNILTFNVRAICIYVTCLLDCPWVYLLIEITVMTALYIYMHKKHEDLCRKIYEE, translated from the coding sequence ATGGCACGTTTCAAGGAATTGCTGAGAGCATCTTTCAAATCAGACGACACGGAGGAGTGGCTGGATGTGCACTTCACCCGTCCGATAGGATTGGTGTTTGCCTTGTTCTGGAACAAGCTGGGCGTGCATCCGAACGCCATCACGATACTGTCGATATTCCTCGGAGTGGGGGCAGGCGTGATGTTCTATCATACAGATTGGTGGCACAACGTGGCAGGTGTGCTGCTCCTGATGTTTGCCAACTTTTGCGATTCGACCGACGGGCAGATGGCTCGGCTGACGGGAAAGAAGACCCTCATCGGACGAATGCTCGACGGCTTCTCAGGCGACCTCTGGTTCTTTGCCATCTATCTGGCAATCTGCCTGCGCCTGATGCCGCAGGAGATGCCCCTCACGGACATGAAATGGGGCATTTGGATATGGCTCTTGGCAGCTGTGGCAGGTTTCCTCTGTCACTCGCCGCAAAGCTCTCTGGCAGACTATTACCGACAGATACACCTGTGGTTTCTCAAAGGGACGGCAGGCAGTGAGCTCGACCGCTCAGAGCAGCAGCGCGCTATTTATGAGTCGTTGCGTGGCAAACGGGGACATTTCTGGGAGCGGAAGTTCTATTACAACTACGCCAATTACTGCAAAAGCCAAGAGCGGCGCACACCCAGATTCCAAAGACTGTATCAGCAACTGACGGAAAAATACAGCGACATAGCGAACGTGCCGGAAGCACTGAAAGAGCGATTCCTGGCAGGAAGCCGTCCGCTGATGAAATATACGAACATCCTGACTTTCAACGTGCGGGCTATCTGCATCTACGTCACCTGCCTGTTGGATTGCCCGTGGGTGTATCTGCTGATAGAGATTACGGTGATGACCGCCTTATATATTTACATGCACAAGAAACATGAGGACCTTTGTCGGAAAATATATGAAGAATAA